In Sciurus carolinensis chromosome 4, mSciCar1.2, whole genome shotgun sequence, the sequence ACCTTTCCTCTAGGTGACAGTGCCACAGGGAGGAGACAGCAGGGAGGGGTAGACACGATTTCAGTCACTGTTGCCAGGGGACAAAAGGGAATAGGCCTCCTCTGAAGTCAGAGAAACGTCACGGAAACTTCCAGATGAAGTGAGACAATAAGCAGAGGTGGCATCAGCTCTGGGTCTCAGGGTCCCTGGCTTTCCCAGCCCAGCCCATTTCCCGAGGATACTCACAGATACTAACAGAGGACGGATTCTCCCCAGACATCCTGCAAGACAGAAAATTAAAGGATAAAACCTCAGGGAAGTGTCTAGATTCAGCTAGGCCTTCATGGGCTTTTGCTTTTATGTGTGATCATTTTAACTCATCCATATAACAACTCCTGGTGGGGATTAGAAcctctgttttatagatgagaaaatggagacacGGCATGATTTACCAGAACACACAGCTGGCATGCGGCAAAGCCAGTCATTGCACCTGCGCCTGCCCCAGGGCTCTGTTCAGGCACCACAGTCACCTGCACTCTTGGCCCACATCTGACACCCCTTGCAGGACACTGCAGCTGAGTCCACCTGCCAAACAACCCCCGCCACCACTTGTGATGTCACCAGCGCTGTCATGTCTCATCTTCTAGCTCCCAACAGCACCTCCTCCCCTGGAAGTAGAGTGTTGTCCTGTGCCCCTCACCTGCACTCCTCGCCCTCCAGCAGCTTGCGGTAGGTGGCGATCTCAATGTCCAGCGACAGCTTCAGGCTCATGAGCTCCTGGTAGTCGCGCATCATCCGGGCCAGCTCATCCTTGGCCTGGTGCAGGGCGCCCTCCAGCTCGTCCAGCTTGGCCTGGGCGTCCTTCAGGGCACTGTCCCCTCGCTGCTCAGCATCAGCAATGGCCGTCTCCAGGTTAGAGCACTGAGGGCAAAGGACGAGAGAATAAGCATAAAATAACATTTAGATCACGCAGGTTAAGTAGCACGactccctcattttacagatgaggcccAAGGTGACAGCAAGTAAGAACCACAGAGCCAACACCAGAACCTGGGGTTCCTCTTTTGCTTGGGGGACGGGGTGTGGGGagtactggttattgaacccagggatactttgccactgaactacatctccagctctttttatttatttattttttattttgagacaggctcctgctaagttgtccaggctcgCCTTGAACTTGACTAGTCTGGCTTAGagcttgtgatcttcttgcctcagcctccggagtcattggaattacaggtgtatgccactgcacccagtttcttctgctttttattgCGGATGAATGTTTAAAGGAATTGTCCTGGGGAGCTACAGGAGCAGGTGTATTTCAGGAGTGCAGGAAGAAAACTCAGTGCTTGAAAAAGCTAATGCCTGAGATTGAATGCTACCAATAGCTATAGGTTCAAGTACACTATATGAGGAGAATCATGCCCGAGTCTCCAACCAGCTCACCCCTAAGGATGAGGCAGCATGCCAAGGGTCCCTactgtggctgtatttctgtggTAGGATGTCTTCCTAGCAGGAACCCTTCCTTCCTGTGAGCACTAAGAGTGTGTCCGGATTTCTCCAGCACTCTGCAGTGAGGTTCTGTCTAAGTGCTCCTCCATGTGACTTGAATAGGGGAGGTCACCTTCCCTTAGAACAGCAGGCCCTAACTTACAGCCAAAACCACATAAGCTGGTCTCTGTTGAACACCCAGGGGCTCTGATGCCAGGTACTAGCAGGGGAGGAGCAATCCTCACGGAGTCTGTGAATCAGTCAGTTGTGCTGTCCCTGTGTCCCCCTCCCCTGCATGCAGGTTGTGGGGCACAGGGAGGAGAACAGGCTCTAGTCTGTCAGTTTGGCTAATCTATCACTTGCACAGTTGACCTGGCTTCTTCTGGAGGTCTCAGgaaccatcctcctgcctctaaaGTCATCAGCCTATGAAATAGCATTTAGGTTTTGCTGCCCTCAGAAAAGATAGGGTCCCCTGGTAAAATAGAAATGGTCCCATGGCACAGGGAAGGGGATCCTGGAGAGCTTCATCTGCGGCTGTGACCCTCCTTCACCAGGACCATGCCCTGCCATGAACTCAGGAACTTAACGTGGCCACAGAGGGCCCCAACATGTGTTCCATTCTGCCCGCATCCCTGCCATTCCATGCCCAGTGGAAGCAGGAGGCACAGGGAAAACTCTTAGAGGGGCATACCTGAAGGGATGTAGGCAGGTTTGTTGGACACAACATCTGAGCAAGGGGACACATAGGCTCAAATCCTGTCCCTGCTACTGACTAGCCAGGGCCCATGGCAAGTCACTTCCTCCAGCCCCCCTTGACTATCTGTAAACTGGGGGAGTCAGAGAATAGGTTCAAATCTTCCCCATCCTGATGACAGGGACAgaaggcagggtggggagggggatggTGGATCTAAACCCAGGAAGGGGAACTTGCTCCTCCTGAAGTGCGGCCCCAGGGTCTCcatcacagaaaaggaaactccATCTCAGCCTTCTCGGCCGGGTCGCTGCCCACCTGCTTCTTCACATTGGTGATATCACAGCGGATCCTCTGGATGAGTCGGTTCAGCTCTGACATCTCATTCCTGGTGTGTTTGAGGTCATCTCCATGCTTGCCAGCTGCCAGTTGCAGCTCCTGGATCTAGTGTTCCAGAAACAGGAAGGGGGTGATAGACGAGGCAGGGAAGGGGTCCTGGGCAAGCACTCCCACTACCAGGCCAAGCCAGGGAGACCCTGGGGCAGGTGCTGAAGGAGCAGCACCTGGGCATCCTTACAGCTCTGACCAAGCAGTCCACCCTATTCTCTAAGCAGAACTTATCTGCAATCCCTGCCCCTAACTCGTCACCTGCCTGCAGTCCTTCCTGGGCTAGTAAGGAGAAGATGCAGCCCACATTTCTTAAGCACTTCCCAGGGCGAGGAAAGCCCGACCCTGCCTTCACTCACCTCTCACACAGTCCTAGAGGCATTTTCTAAAGGCCAGGTTCTGTCTCAGGCACCTAGCAGTGAGCAGGCCAGGCGAGGGCCCCACTCTCCTAAGACTTGCATTCTCCTGCAGTATTCTTGGTCACgggggaaaagggagggaagtTCAAGGTTCCATGTACCCTTGAGAGGGTCACAGGCAGAATCAGTGGAATTATGGCTTCTTCCTTCCCTGTGCCCAGGCTTCCGGAAAAGAGGAAATGGCATAGCCATGGACAGGACAAGAGACAGAAGACAGTGAGGATGACCCACGCCCACCATCTTTGTTGTTGGTAGTGTTATAGttcagatctggaatgtcccctaaaggGGCGTTGTCCTCAGCTTGGTGCTACCGTGTTATTGTGGTGGCGGTATctttagaagagggaaggaagtTAAGTCATTGGGGGTGCTGTTGAACAGGATATGAGGACCCTGGTCCCTCATCCCTGTGCTTGtgtcctggctgccatgaggtgagcaacctCCGCTGCGATGTTTCCCCTCACTCCCTGTGTACTGTCACCACAGGaccaaagcaatagggccaagCAACCAccaactgaaacttctgaaatcatgagacaaaatacaaatttttctccttataagttgattttctcaggcattttgtcacagagaaagaaagctgactaataaagGTGGGATCTGATGGTGGTGTGAAAAGGAGCACGAGAGCAGGGGCCCTAGAGGAGACCCAGGTAAGGGCTTTCCTATAAGCCAACCTCAAAGGCCTTACCCAGCACATAATTCCATTATCTGGAACACTCCCAGAATTTCACTTGCTCTTGGACATCTTCCCACACCCATCAGAAAAGAGCTCAGGgcttccccctccccactccccgcCTGACCTCAGCTCGCCTGTAGCTTACTCCATGTCTGTTACTCTCCTCCTGCTCTGTGGCAGCATGACCCTATCCCTGAAAACACATTTGTTTTACAATAAGAACACCTCACTTCTCTCCTCCCTTGAGGATTGCTTGTCCCTCTCTGGTGAGTATGTCCTTCATACCagttttctgatttatctttgATAATACCCTGTGCTGAGAATTTTCAGCATTGAACTATTGGTTTCAACCCTTCTCTCACTGGTTGAATCTACAGTGTCCTAGGAGAGTCACCTGTCACATTCAGAGGCGGAGACAAGCCtttccaggaaggagggagaccCACCCAGTGCCCACCTTGGTCTGGTACAGGGCCTCGGCCTCAGCCTTGCTCTTCAGGGCGATGTCCTCATAGTGGGCACGGACCTCAGCAATGATGCTGTCCAGGTCCAGGTCCCGGTTGTTGTCCATAGACAGGATGACAGAGGTCTCACTGGCATGAGTCTGGATCTGGGCGATTTCCTGGGTTGAGAGATAAGGACAGAATCAAGGTCCCGCTTCCTTCCTGTGTCCGCTCGGTCTTCCGGGACTGTGTTCCTGGCAGAATGGGTCACTGGTTTCACAGGGATGGAGTGGGGTAAGTGTCTGCTGAGGATGTGTCTGCAGATCCAAAGGAAAATGGCTCGCAGCAGCAGGCAGCAGTAGCGCGCTCAGGAGGAAGAACGCATTTCCTGCGCTTCCACACAACCTGAGAAGCTGGGCATTAGGAGGACCTCACGGGGCCAATTCTCTCGCCTGTGGGCAAGACCACTACATGGCCCAGATCAATTGTCTCCTGTGTGTGTGGCCTCCACAGACAGGACACTGTACTTTCATGGTCAACTAGTGCAGGGATTTGTACCTTGCCACCAAAACATCTCTCACTGTAGAGACCACATTCCCCTCCTGAGAGTCAGGAGAAGCCCTCGGCTGGAAGAGGGCAGAGTGGGGCTGGGAGGAGTGCCCTTACCGCATCATACAGACATTTCAGGAACTTGATGTCCTTGTCCAGAGAGTCCACTTTGGCCTGCAGCTCCACCTTGACTGTGTAGGCTGCATCTGCATCCTGACGAGAGACAGCCAGGGAGCAATATAACCCTCATCCCCGAGCTTCCCTGCCCCTGCCTTTATCCCCAAAGCCACCCAACTTTCTgagtttttctggttttgtttatggttttctttttttgttttcccccaCAAAGGGAAGCACATTGATGAACAGAGTCACTCAATGTCAGTTTCCTCTCACACTCACTGCATCTTTGGGAGTTGGTAGAGGGGCAGAGACTACACTTCCTCTGTTGCATATGGAGAACACTAGGCCCAGAGCGCTGCTGAGTTTCCCCAGGTCACACAGGAAGGGCAAGCTGAACCAGGGCTTCCTGGTTCCCGTCCCAGAATTCTCTCCCTTCTGTTCCTGTGTGTGTCCTTCCTCTCTAATTTGCTGGAGGCCAGAACTAGGACCCCAACTCTGTTCAGACACCACTCCCCTCTCCAGGTGGCCTGGTCTGAAGCCCTGAGCAGAGTTAATTAGAATGGGGGCACAGGCTCTTCTCTCCTCACCTTCTTGAGCACCACAAACTCATTTTCTGCTGCAGTGCGCCGGTTAATCTCCACCTCGTACCTGTGGGCAGGGAGAGAAGGTGCCAGAAGCCTCAACCCTCTCTGCCAAGTAATCTCTTCTTCCCTCTGGCCAGGTAAGTGCTCAGGCTGCAGAGTCCCCTGGGATGAGCAATGAGGCTACTGGTAGGTATAAGAAGCCCCTGGGTCATCTCACTTCTATGCTTCTCCTACACCCTAGGAAAATACCCAGGTGCCCTTGGGGCTCTCCAAACTAGCAGATCAATAAGCATAGGACCCCCTATCCACCAGCTGGGGCCTTCTCATCAAACAGGGTGGGCCTTCACCCTAGTAACCAGAGAAGGGATGCGAGCTCCTGATTCTGGAGCTGACTCCCTCCCCTCCTAAAAAGTGACTCAGAGATAAGGTTCATGACCCCTGACCTTTGGCAGGGCCTGCTCACCTCTTCTTGTAGTCCTCCACCACGTCCCGCATGTTCCGCAGCTCCGAGTCCAGTCTCACCCTGTCCCCGGACAGTGTCTCCAGCTGCTTCCGCAGGCTGCTGATGTGGCCCTCATAAATGGGCTCCAGGTTCTTCCTGCAGTTGTTCAGGTCCAGCTGCTGCAGCAGCTCCCACTTGGTCTCCAGCACCTGGTTCTGCTGCTCCAGGAACCGCACCTGGAACCCAAATCAATGGTCGCCTGAAACCACATGGATGCTATCAGGCTCCTTGAACATTCACCATTGACTCTCCAGGTTAAGGGGACTTTTGTAAAGTCATTTGACTCCAGTTCTGACTCACTGACCTTGGCGTCTGCTGCAAAAAAGACCCTTTACAAGTTCTCGCTCCCTCACCTTCTGGACTACCAGTCACTAGTAACTCACCAAAGAAAGATGCCACAGCTTTCTTCGGTTGCCTCCCCTGGTCCCTAGGATGTTCTTTCTTATCTCAGGAAAGTGTTTCTTCCTGTGCTCTGAGTTCTCCCCTCTGAATAGCATTTGATTCTCTTAGCCCTCCATGTTCTTTGGAGAGCTGGGGTCCTCCCAGCTACCCTCCAGGAGCCCACCACTTCTTTCTCAAGGTAGGACTACCCTCTGCCCAATTTCCCACCCTTCTCTGCAAAATCTCCAAAGAAGACAgcttattcatttattcccttGTTCTACCTGCCTTGCAAATCTGCTGAGTCTGTTCTCTTTTGATGTGGGAGCCCTTCCCGAGGCCCAGCTCACCCTTCCATCCACGTTGCCCAGCCCATTCCCAGGCATTAAGGAAATTTCTCCCACCTCACTGAactgccttctcctcctcctgtgaGACCCACCTTGTCGATGAAGGAGGCGAACTTGTCGTTCAGAGCCTTGATCTGCTCCCGCTCCTGGGTGCGCACTTTCTGAATTTCAGGGTCCAGTTCCACATTGAGGGGGGCCAGGAGGTTCTTGTTGACAGTGACCTGGTGGATGCCCCCTGGCAGGCATGCGGAGGCACACGAGGGCCCCAAGGCCACACTGCCAAACATACTTCCAGCAAAGCCGCTGGCCCGGCCCCCTCCATACGCAGAGCCATGCCCAAAGCCGTACCCTCCAGCCCGAACGCCACTGCCAGCCACATTAAGAGAAATACGCCGATTCCCTCCGAGACTGTAGAGGCTCCGACTGCCAAAGCCAGCCCCCGGCCCGTGGCCAATGGTGTGGTAAGAGGCCACGTTGCCCACCGTCTTCCTCGGCAGCACTGCAGAATGCACGCTGAAGTTGCTCTTGTCACCACCAGTCTTGAAGTTCAGTTGCCAACTCATGGCGGGgaggaggaagctgagagagTGGGAGAAACGCAGTTGCCAAGGGCTGGACAGCACGAGGCTGGGGCAGCCAGAGCACTGCCTCCTTTTATCCCTGCTGAGTCCAGGCCCCCGGAACAGGGCGGCTCTGCTCCATCTCCTCTGCCCTGCCGCTGAAGGGCCGGGGGCCATGGGCAATTTGCAGAACAGAGATCTCCAAGCCCTTTGCAGCAACAAAGCCCTTCTGATAGCAAGTGGAATATGCTGCCCTTGCACACTGGAGTGGTCTAATTTGGAGTTTATCTGTGCTCCCTAATTAGGGGCCTAGAGAGTTATCCCCTCCCGAGATCTCCCAGCTCTGTTTTGCCAGCGTTGCCTCCTTCTTGCTTATCTATCATCAAGGAACAGGGGAAGGCCTGGCTTTATCCACAGAGGGCTCATCTGGACACCCCAGGTTTGCTTCTGAAGGAAACCATCTTCCTGGTATCCATTCTTGTTGAGGAGCTGAGGAGCTTAAGCCAGAGAAGAGAATACTTGGAAAGGAGAGTCTTCTTGGGAAGGTATCCTCAAGGATCTGGAAAGAAGCTCCATGGAGCCACTCTGGGGTCATGTCAAGGATCACAGCTGTATGGCAGTGGAAGTGACCTGAGAGAGGGCAGGAATGAGCAGGCAGCAGCTACACCAGCCCCTGCAGGGCTGTTGTTTAGGGATTTCTGTATTGGGCAGGGAGAGTCTGGCTGGTAGTGACCTCAAAGTTGCCTTTTCAACAGTGGGAATCTTGTCAGACAGCTGGCATTTCTTCCAGTGGACTTTTCTTTCCTGGATAAGGTTATGTGTCCCATCCTGGAAGgccaggcaggagctggacatTAGCTCATCTCTCTGTGTGTAGAACACCCCCTGGCTAAAGTTAATCAGGTACAGGGAGCCCTAAGTTTCACTATCAGAATCAAGGTGGGCTGTTCTCCCAATGTCCTAATCACCGCCAAGAGCCACTCGATTTTAGAGCAAGAAATATCAACCCTTTATAGCTCAGGTGGTCCTGATGGAGtggaatgtttaaaaattatttcaaacctAGATATGTGGTAGCTGCCCTGCTGCGGGACGCTGACCACTACCTATGACTATATCGGGGCCCTCAACTGTTTGGATCAGGCAGAGGGTAGCAGACAGCTGCTCCCACGGTTGGGGAAGacgggcagggcagggcaggggagatGGAGTGGAGGCTGGAACCCGCCTCAGAGGACTTGACCTGCACAGGGGGTTTTCAACTCAGTCCCTGAAGCAGCAGTGGGGCCTGCCTCCCAACCTTACTGGCAGAGCCTTACCCTAGGGCCTGGGAGGGCATAATTAAAATGGTGGCTTGTGGTTTCCTAAACCCGATTACCCATCCACAGTTAAATGTGTGCTCTCTACCAGGCAGATGCTGGTTTTGCCTCCTTTCTGGTGTGAAAATGTTGACAAATCATGTAAATCCTTTGATCTGGGGGTGACTGACATATAGTCCCAGCCCTTAAGGAGTCTGCAATCCAATGAGAGGGATCTGCACCAAGAACTTAAACCAGAACCAAAGGTCCAGAATAACAGAAGAGCATTTTGAACTATGGAACAGAAGGCTGCAGAGGAGGAGTGGCTAATTTTGATGGGATTTTGGGAGCCTCCTGAAAACTGAGCTTAGTAGCCCCAAAAGCCCTCATCACAGGGACTGCCTTAAAGGAGCAGGGGTTACAGAATAACTTCCAGCAATAGTAGCCATGGTGTCAGCAGGAAGATAGTCACAGTAACAGTGTAACAGAGGAGTCAAGGCCTATCATTCACTTCATCCAAGCCAGGATTCTGCCAGGCGCTACATGGATCTCTAATTTAACCCTCACATTACTAACTTtatttacagttgaggaaactgagatttagTCCCATTAAAGAACTTGCCCAGTCGCTCAGCTATTCAGTCCGAGCTGGGACTGGAGTTCAAGTACACCTGGTTTCAAAGGCCACGTTCCTAACCACTATGCTATGTGATAGAGGCAAAGATGCTGAGGTTTCCTGGTGCGTGTGGCAGGTGCAGCAAGTGTGTGCTGAGTCCCTCTTGATGatgatattctctttttttttttttttattattttggtacctgggattgaacccaggggtgcttaaccactgaaccacatctccagccctttttaatatttatttagagatagggccttgctgTGTTGCTCGGGATCTTGctatttgctaaggctggctttgaacttgcgatcctcctgactctgcttcttgagccactggtattacaggtgtcgTCGTACCTGGCTCTCATGTGGTTTTGAGTCAAGTGCTAtgtgaggggaaggagaggttGCCATAGAACCGGAGGCTTGTGTCAAGTGCTTGCTGAGGATTAGACATCACTCTAGAGTTCAGAGAGAAAGTTAAGCCAAATAGggatgggcagaggggagggaaagactCGCCTTCCTGGAGGCTTATTCTAGAATCCCCAGTATCTGGCCCTTCACTCCAGGTTCTGCAGGGGAAATAAACCTGGTTCTGATTAGGGCAGTGTCCTGGGTCCGTTTTTGTACCTCATCTGCCTGGCTGAGGGCAAGCCCCAGTGTGTGGGAAAGCTGGGCCTCTCACTGGGGACCCACAGCAGAGCCTTTGCAAAGTAGGAAAGGTTGGATCCTGGAGAAGACTTAGGATAAATTCCAGGCGGATTTCCAGGTGCCCATGGAAATGCTGTAGAATGAAGCAAACCCACCTGTGCTCCGAAGCCATGGGCTGGGCAGGGTTGGGGATCCTAGCACCCTTGTGTTCATTTACAGAGTGCCTTCTGCATTGCCGGGCCCAGTGCTGGGGGGTGTCAGCAAGGACGTAATGATGGCAATGAAAACAGTGATGGTTGTGGtgacagagaaggaagaggcagaggtGGAGGGGATTTCCCCACAGCAGTGCTGTGATCACAGCCACACAGAAGTGCCTTTCTAAGAGGTTCCTAGGGGGTGCAATTGCAGGGGAGCTGCCTTTGGCCTAGGGAGGAAGATAGCCACGGTTCCAGCACTCCCCACATTGGTTACCCTTCAATCACTCATCACACACCACGCCCCGCTCTTGGAGTTCATTGGACTAATTTGTGTCCATGGCCTGAAGAAATTGATTCATTCAATAGGTATGAAACCCATCACCTGATCCCCTACTGCGTGTTCAGCTCTCTGCTAGACATGGAGAGAGAGGTCTAAGACACTCTTTCTCCTCTAGGAAGTTAACCAAACTGGAAGAGACAAAG encodes:
- the Krt74 gene encoding keratin, type II cytoskeletal 74, which gives rise to MSWQLNFKTGGDKSNFSVHSAVLPRKTVGNVASYHTIGHGPGAGFGSRSLYSLGGNRRISLNVAGSGVRAGGYGFGHGSAYGGGRASGFAGSMFGSVALGPSCASACLPGGIHQVTVNKNLLAPLNVELDPEIQKVRTQEREQIKALNDKFASFIDKVRFLEQQNQVLETKWELLQQLDLNNCRKNLEPIYEGHISSLRKQLETLSGDRVRLDSELRNMRDVVEDYKKRYEVEINRRTAAENEFVVLKKDADAAYTVKVELQAKVDSLDKDIKFLKCLYDAEIAQIQTHASETSVILSMDNNRDLDLDSIIAEVRAHYEDIALKSKAEAEALYQTKIQELQLAAGKHGDDLKHTRNEMSELNRLIQRIRCDITNVKKQCSNLETAIADAEQRGDSALKDAQAKLDELEGALHQAKDELARMMRDYQELMSLKLSLDIEIATYRKLLEGEECRMSGENPSSVSISVISSSSYGYYGYHPSSMNADLGTSGASSTRSSQTKTQGARAGDLKDSQGKSTPASTPAKKTTR